The DNA segment GCAGGAGCTAGGTTTACTAGCTGGTAGAGAGATAAAAGTAGGCTTCACACCGCACGCCGTAGACATGGTTAGAGGAATCCTCTCGACAATGCATACTTTTCTAACAAAGGAGGTAAGTGAATTAGAGGTTAGAAATATTATAAGAGACTTCTATAAAAATGAGCCGTTTATTAGAATCTTAAAAATGAGTAAAGGATACTATCAGCTACCTAATCCTAAATATGTAATTGGATCAAATTACTGTGATATAGGATTCGAAATCGACACGCACATAAACAGGTTGCTCATATTCTCAGCTATAGACAACCTTATTAAAGGATCAGCTGGCCCAGCTGTTCAAAGCTTCAACATCAGATACGGTTTCAAAGAGACAACAGCCTTAGAGTTCCCAGGCTTATACCCTGCTTAAGGTGTATGATATGAGAATCGTTGTAAAAATAGGCGGAGAGCTCATTAAAAGCAGTTTAGAAAACATATCCGCGGATACAGTTAAAGTAGCCGCTGAAAACGAGGTAATCTACGTTCACGGCGGCGCTAAAATAGTGAACGAGATATCTGAGAAACTCGGTAAAAAACCAGAGTTCGTTGTATCCCCCACTGGTTCAAGAAGCAGGTACACGGATAAGGAGACGATGGAAATCTTTGAAATGGTGATGGCGGGCAAAGCGAATAAGAAAGTAGTTGAAGCGCTTCTAGCTAAAGGTTTAAAACCGGTTGGTTTAACCGGAATAGACGGCAAACTGATCATCGCGGAGCGTAAAAAAGTGCTTAAAGTTAAAAAAGATAATAAAATAATAAAAATAGACGGCGGCTACACCGGTAAAGTGGATAAAGTCGATCCTACGCTGATAGAGCTGCTTTTAAAAAACGGGTATATCCCGGTTATAGCTCCTATAGCGTTAAGCTATGAAAACGAGCCTTTAAACATAGACGCGGATAGGGCTGCAGCTAATATAGCAGGAGCTGTTAAAGCAGACATTTTGATTTTTCTAACAGATGTAGACGGCGTCCTAGATAAAGACGGTAAAATAATCAGTAAAATTCCCGCTGAAAGCGTTGATAATTTAAGAGAGCAAGTAGGATTCGGAATGGAGAAAAAAATTCTAGCAACAAGCGAAGCTTTACAGATGGGTGTTAGAAAAATCGTCATCGCTTCAGGTAAAATAGATGCACCTATAACTAATGCGCTCACAGGGGAGAGGCGAACGGTGATAGCTTATGAGTGAAATCATGAAGAGAGAAGACACATATACTGCGAACGTTTACGGTAAACGCGAAGTCGTAGTTGCGAAGGGGAGAGGCGCGCTAGTATGGGATGTAAACGGGGTTGAATACATAGACTGCCTCGGAGGACACGGTGTCTGCGTGCTAGGGCACAGCCATCCGAAGATAGTAGAGGCGATAACAAACCAAATAAACAAGATTATAACTGTTCCAGGTGTATTATATAGCGAGGCGCGCGCGGAGGCGGCTGAAAAACTTGTTAAAATAGCGCCTAAGGGTTTAACAAAAGTTTTCTTCAGCAACAGTGGGGCTGAATCAACGGAGACCGCGATAAAACTAGCTAGAAAATACACTGGCAGAAAAGAGATTATAACCATGGTTAAAGGCTTCCATGGAAGAACTTTAGGCGCTTTATCAGCCACCTGGAAAACCGAGTATAGAACCCCTTTTGAACCTCTAATACCAGGTTTTAAATTCGTAGAATATGGGGATGCTAGCAAAGTCGAGCAGGCGGTCACCGAAGACACGGCGGCGGTGATTGTTGAACCTATTCAGGGTGAAAGCGGAGTAATAATTCCACCCCCAACATATTTGAAAGAGCTTAGAGAAATATGCGATAAAAAAAATATTCTACTAATTTTCGATGAGGTTCAAACAGGTTTCGGCAGAACTGGAAAAGACTTCGCGTGCCAGCATTGGAAT comes from the Candidatus Odinarchaeum yellowstonii genome and includes:
- a CDS encoding [LysW]-aminoadipate/[LysW]-glutamate kinase; amino-acid sequence: MRIVVKIGGELIKSSLENISADTVKVAAENEVIYVHGGAKIVNEISEKLGKKPEFVVSPTGSRSRYTDKETMEIFEMVMAGKANKKVVEALLAKGLKPVGLTGIDGKLIIAERKKVLKVKKDNKIIKIDGGYTGKVDKVDPTLIELLLKNGYIPVIAPIALSYENEPLNIDADRAAANIAGAVKADILIFLTDVDGVLDKDGKIISKIPAESVDNLREQVGFGMEKKILATSEALQMGVRKIVIASGKIDAPITNALTGERRTVIAYE
- a CDS encoding aspartate aminotransferase family protein, with the protein product MSEIMKREDTYTANVYGKREVVVAKGRGALVWDVNGVEYIDCLGGHGVCVLGHSHPKIVEAITNQINKIITVPGVLYSEARAEAAEKLVKIAPKGLTKVFFSNSGAESTETAIKLARKYTGRKEIITMVKGFHGRTLGALSATWKTEYRTPFEPLIPGFKFVEYGDASKVEQAVTEDTAAVIVEPIQGESGVIIPPPTYLKELREICDKKNILLIFDEVQTGFGRTGKDFACQHWNVTPDIMAIAKGIGGGVPVGATLASDEIWSCMKPGDHGSTFGGNPLACAAVSAAVDVLINEKLSEKAAQTGAYMMQQLHKHLDDNKLIKEIRGLGLMIAVELKTKAKPYVVRAVEERLLVLTSGMNILRLLPPLVITREQVEQVAERLNRVIQPLKSVD